In Cicer arietinum cultivar CDC Frontier isolate Library 1 chromosome 1, Cicar.CDCFrontier_v2.0, whole genome shotgun sequence, one DNA window encodes the following:
- the LOC101489543 gene encoding uncharacterized protein, with protein MKKLYHKATVHPSPPVITDQLSFLPATILTLAAALSPEDREVLAYLIYCSSAATPPTLSNFSGNKRRTTAKTADHATLFNCSCFRCYTSYWVRWDESPNRQLIHEIIDAFEEWLAQSNNKSGKKGKGKKEKKNKKGFENKKSGELTRSELTSKNESSELESVGESSNNSPNCGVGEIVERVVVDEEKGSVRKFVSFIGERIWGVWG; from the coding sequence ATGAAGAAGCTTTATCATAAAGCGACGGTTCATCCATCACCGCCGGTCATAACAGACCAACTTTCTTTCCTTCCGGCGACCATCCTCACCCTCGCGGCTGCTCTTTCACCTGAAGACAGAGAAGTCTTAGCTTACCTAATCTACTGTTCTTCAGCAGCAACCCCACCAACTCTCTCCAACTTTTCCGGCAACAAACGACGGACCACCGCCAAAACCGCCGATCATGCTACTCTTTTCAACTGTAGCTGTTTTCGTTGCTACACGAGTTACTGGGTCAGATGGGACGAGTCACCGAATCGTCAACTCATACACGAGATCATCGATGCTTTTGAGGAGTGGTTGGCTCAGAGTAACAACAAAAGtgggaagaaaggaaaagggaagaaagaaaagaagaataagaaagggtttgaaaataaaaaatccgGTGAGTTGACTCGGTCCGAGTTGACGAGTAAGAACGAGTCAAGTGAGTTGGAATCGGTTGGGGAGAGTAGTAATAATAGTCCTAATTGTGGTGTTGGTGAAATCGTTGAAAGGgttgttgttgatgaagaaaaaGGGTCGGTTAGAAAATTTGTGAGTTTCATTGGTGAAAGGATTTGGGGTGTTTGGGGATAG